One Cucumis melo cultivar AY chromosome 8, USDA_Cmelo_AY_1.0, whole genome shotgun sequence genomic window, AAATTTTCGATACACTTGAAGAGCAAAATGCAGACTATAGTATGAAAGTGACATTCTTGGAGCTTTACAATGAAGAAATTACTGATTTGTTGGCTCAAGAAGACCAATCACGATCTGCAgaagaaaagcaaaagaaacCTATTTCCTTGATGGAGGATGGAAAGGGCGCAGTGGTTGTAAGGGGCCTTGAAGAAGAAGCAGTTTACAGTTTAAGTGAGATATATACTCTTTTGGAACGAGGATCTGCCAGAAGGCGTACAGCAGATACCTTGTTAAACAAGCGTAGCAGGTAAAACTTCAACATTATGTTGGGAATTTGGATTATTGAGAAAAATGTAAACCTGACATGTTTTGTTCATTATGTTCTATTATTGCAGCCGCTCtcattctatcttttccattACTCTTCACATTAAAGAATCATCTGTTGGTGATGAGGAGCTGATCAAATGTGGAAAGCTTAATCTTGTTGATTTAGCTGGATCAGAGAATATATCTCGCTCAGGTGCACGTGAGGTAAAAATTTGTGTATATGCATGTAACAAACTTGTAAGACAGATTTGGAATTGATAGACAGTCAAGTTCAGGATCTGCTAATTAAGTTAATAAGATAGTGTCTGACCAGCATTTAATGAACATGTAGCCAAAAGCCTTGTAGTTCAGTAGATATTTCTGTTGGTCAGATTTGAATCAATATGCACCTTTTAATTTTCAGGCACGAGCAAGAGAAGCAGGAGAGATTAACAAGAGCTTACTTACCTTGGGCCGTTGTATAAATGCACTGGTTGAACATTCTTCTCATATACCTTACAGGTACATCCTGAAATCTATTAATCTAACAATATCATTGGGCCACCTTTagtatttatcattattattcttTTGTAACTATTATTAGTGCTAATAACAATTTTCTGACTCCTGTCATGGGAAATTCTGTGCAGGGATAGTAAGCTTACCAGGTTGTTGAGAGATTCTTTGGGAGGGAAGACAAAAACTTGTGTCATTGCCACAATTTCTCCTTCTGCTAATTGCTTGGATGAGACTCTTAGTACGCTAGACTATGCCCATCGTgcaaaatatatcaaaaacaAACCTGAGGTTATACTCCCACGAACCTCCTAAAGACCTGCTCACTCTTACTTTTTACTCCTTTTCCCCATTTCTGAAATTGAACTTCATTGACAGGCAAACCAGAAAATATCGAAAGCTGTGCTACTAAAGGATTTGTATCTAGAAATAGAGAGGATGAAAGAAGGTTGGAACTCCATTTTAACTTACTTAGATTCAGTCTATTAACAGAAGAAGAGTAGAATATCCTTTTTGTTTAACATACAATAAAATTGTTGCAGACATCCGAGCTGCAAGGGACAAGAATGGTGTTTATATTCCACGTGAGAGATATGCTCAAGATGAAGCTGAGAAGAAGGTTGGTCGTTTTCTGTTAAAGAGAATAAAATGCCTGGAaccttttccttcttttataattttgtctCTCAAAACATTagcttttcaaaatttgatcaGCGGCCTAAGACAATTATGTGGAATTTGAGAGGCAGCATCTTCTACCCGCTTTTTTTCGATGTGTCATTGGTGCATAAGACTAAACCTGAAAATTTTAGATAGTAATTTAACTTTTTAAGACTTGTGATATTTGTTCTGCAGGAAAAATCTGAGAGGATCGAACAACTTGAAAATGATCTCAACCTTAGCGAGAAGGTCAGTTTTGCTCTGGATTtaattgagttttttttattcaaCATTATTTATCAAACTGCAAAGTTGGCTTTTTCGTACAGCAAGTTGAAAGCTTCCGAGAGCTTTATCTGGTTGAACAAAAAATGAAACTGGACATGGAACGGGAGCTCAAGGATTGCATGGTATGAATGTACCGAAGCATTGCTTCTCTTCTGTACATATATCTATATAGAATGTCATGAAATATTGGTTCTCATCTGTACATGCTTGTTCGTTCAGATAAATTTGGAAAACCGGAATAAGGCATTGTCTGAACTACAAGATGAACATGGGTTAGCCATTGCAGCCTTGAAAGAAAAGGAGTCGATCATCTCTCAGCTGAAAACCTCAGGTCTGTCTCTCAATCATTAGAATTTttcaaacattaaaatttatgtatatatagtCTGATTACTTTGGAACAAACAGAAAATTCCTTACTTCAACGTGCAAAGTCATTGCGCGTGGACTTGCAAAATGCCTCCGAGGATATAAGTTTATTATTTGATAAAATAGGTATGCCCTTTCTCCAAATAATTGAATTCTTGGATTGTTAAATGACCCTGACCCTATGTAAAATTATTATTCTCATCACTATGATGCATCTAAAGTCCTATGGTAGATAATGTAGAAGCAAAAAAAGCATTCGCTCGTGGAATTTTGTTACTTTAAATGCTAGCATTATGGAAACTATTACATAGTTTTATTATCTTAATAATTTTGGTTTCTCCCTATATAGACCGGAAAGATAGAATGGAAGCAGAAAATCAAAGTAGAGTCTTGACATTTGGCTCTCAGCTTGATCAGAATCTAAAGGATCTTCACAAGATCATCTTAGGATCTGTTTCTCAACATCAAGAACAGCTAAGATCCATGGAAGAACATGCACACACGTATCTTGCAAGTAAATCAGATGTaaggaaaggaagaaatttTGTAAAGTTCCGTTGCGCATGTGTGCCTTGTATCTGACTAATCATAACCTCCTCATTTTCAGGCAACTCAAATCCTGGAGACAAAAGTAGGAAAAATGTCACAGACTTGCTCTTTGGGAATAGCTGCCTTAAGACAGTTAATCAAAACACTGCAACAGAATGTTTCCAGCGACCTGGAACAGATGAATGCCACAGTTTCATCACAAGCAATAAATGTTGAAAATGTACGAAGTGCATGGGAATACTTTTTCGTTCCATTCATTTTCATCGATAAGTAACATGTGCAAATACTGACCATGCAACATGTGAAATTTTGTTTAGTTCTTAGTTAATGCAGTATTGGATGCCAAGGAGGTTGTCAAGGAGATTCAAAGTTCTCTTAGTGACCAAAAACAACTTATTGATCTCCATGTTCGACGCCAAGAGGAGGTAGTGTTCATTATTTGTAATACTGGTTTTTGATGGTTGTGAGCTTTATCAACAAATTTTGTTAAGTTTTGCAATTTAatccttgaaaaaaaaaattcagggATTGCAACACAGTTTGGTTTCAGCACAGAAGATATCGAGTGCAAGTATGAACTTTTTTAATGAACTTCATTCCCATGCATCTAAAGTCATGACGTTGCTTGAAGAAAGTCAAATTGAGAGGTCCAATCAATTAGTGAATTTTGAGAAGACGTTCAAGGTAGCTAAAAGACAAATTTCAAATTGAAGTTTTTCATAGTTCTCTGTCAATTTATAACCTACTTCAATTTGTGGAACTTCAGGAGCAGGCAGAGAAAGAGGAGAAACAAGCTTTGTCAAACATTGCAGCTATTATTGCAAATTTGACATCCAAGAAGTCTGAGATGGTTGGTCAATGTTCTTTTATGTCATTAGCATATCTAAAGACTTGAATGAAGAAGCCTTGTGTGGTTTAACTTTTTGGTAAATTCAATAGGTATCGAAGGCATCCATAAACATTCAGGAATGGAACCTACAACACAACAAGATATTACAGCAAGAAATGTCCAGCATGCAGCAAGTGTCAAATCATGCCAAGAAGGACATGAATGAATATGTTGAAAAGGTAGAATCTCATTTCACAGAGAGCATGATCTCATCAAATGAGTCAAAGAATGTTCTGGAAAGCGCAATTGATGAATGGTAAGTTTTACTTGGAATCATTTTTTTGTGATTGCTCTGAAATGACCTATCGCATCACACAAAATGAATAAATGAAATTTGCTCTGAAAGATATATCTTTGTCAAATataaagttcttttttttgaaaaagtagTCGAGTGTTAATCTATTTTCCTACACCGTGCAGCTCAAAGAGATTGGATCATTCTCAAAGACTATGGGAAGATGCGCAATCATCGGTAATAAAACTGAGTAAGAATGGTGCTACAGAGATAGAATCTTCAGTAAAGTGAGTATCTGTTTCCTTCAGTTTCTCATAGTTTCTTTGACTATGATTTACAAAAGTAAACTTTCTTCGTTTTTTTTCTGAAACAGGGCCAGTATTTGCAAAAATCATTTTGCACATGAAGAATTTGCAACTGTTTCTTCAACACTGGATGCTGATTTTGATGCTGAAGTCAGTGGTGTACTGGCTGCAGTGAATGGTACTCCTAGATACCTCAAAATTGTATTATTCCCCTTTTTAAACAACTGTGTTTCTTATGCTTATTTTTTGGATGACTTATGGCAGATTCTTTGAGATTGGACCATGAAAATAAAAAGGAGTTAGATTCCATTTCTATCTCATGCTTGGACGAGCTCAAATCCACACAAGATAACCATGGAAGAAcgatatcgaaaattcgagacCAAGCAGAACAGTGTCTCATAAAAGATTATCTGGTTTGTCTCATTGCTTGACTGATCATATCTATATCTTTGTTTATGACAATTTTCATAATATGATGGAACTTCAATTGGGAACAGGTCGATCAGCATTCCAACTCGACGCCGAAGAAAAGAGCAATAGCAGTGCCAAGTCTAGCATCCATTGAGGAGATGAGAACCCCAGCACATCATCTGAAAGAAGGAATTTCAACAGAAAACAAGTTGAAATGGGGTTTGATAGAAGGAAAATTTCAAGATGGAGTCGTGTTGTTACCCTCAAGAGCTCCTTTTACAAATGTCAACTGAAAACATCACTTGTTTTCAGAAAGCTCTAATGGTCTAAAAGCTTTGTGGAGCtgtggaaaaggaaaaaaaggaaaaaaaaaaaaagaaaaggaaaaaagtgtTCATCTATTGATGGATATATATATCCTTTCATTTCATCTCAAGTTTGAGTAGTGAGAATAGCCAGATGACGATGAAATtgattcatcttcttcttcttcacttttCTGTATGtgtattatttattctttttagaGTTTAGTCTATTGATGGATCAGATATTACTCAACTGAGAGaggtgaatatatatatatataaaatataatattttatttatgtttccATCAAGCTAACTTTTTCTTCAAGTCAATGTTTGTACTGAAACTGGCAGTACCGGTTGACGGTTAGGCGCCAGCGAAGTTAATTGAAACCCCTCAGAAAGTGATTGAGAAGTTTCATCCTTCTCACGTGCTTCCGTCAGGGCCCTCCTCAGAAAGGCTACGACTTAAATTTGTCAAAATTTGCAAACTTTACTTCTTATTAGGAGTTAGATATAGGAATTAGTGACTTCGGTTTTAGAAGCATTTATTCTTTATGTTATTCTTATACCATGGTCTTGAGTGCCATCATTTTATAACTTCTCGTTCACAACTATATTGGAGCTTACAATTCGACTTCTACCTCAAAAAGTccattaattttggttttttgttctttaaaaTTTAAGCTATTTAAGTTTCTATATGTTATTAACTACATTTCACATGCAtgcttttgttaaaaaaaaaaaaaagttttggcTTTGAtgttttccaaaaaaaaatattagattATGAACTCGAGTATTCTTTTCCCTATTTTTTAATGTGAAAACTATAATTATGTAATTTAAGAAAAACAAGTATgaagttcaaaaaaaaaaaaaaaaaaaagaaaaaaagaagaagagaattaTTCTAAATTGTTACGTTCTTCCCTCTATATGTTTCCTTTCTAGATTAACTTGAAACATTTCGAGAACTAAATAAGTTTAGGAATATTTttaagtaaaataaactaaaatatttacaacatatattaaaattttagattctatcaatgatagatactaatatacttttattattgtctatcaatatggctaatagaagcatatcaatacctatcaatgatagaatctaaaattttgctatattttgtaaatattttatcaaaatttttcatttttaacaaTTCTCCATAcgcttattattattaaacttGGATTCATGAATTTTGTCAAAACGTTCATACTATTGTACAAATACTCAAATCCCATCTTGATttgaatattaatttaaatttataattacgTTACATGTGTTAAATGAGtctctaaatttaaatttttatttaatatagcCTTGAggtttaaaattgtgtcaaaaTAGGTTTAATAACTTTATGGGCTAAATAATATTCAATAGATGAGTAAGAGTTGCAAATGTGTTCATATTGGTTGGCAATGTAGAATTTGTTGAACTAATTTGAATGTCAAAAAACAAGTGAAGAAGAAGACATAAGGTTGGCTGCCACTTCCTTCTTGTATAGTTGTTGTAAATTCCAATTTAATCCAATAAGTTTGATTCATTCATATTATAACATATG contains:
- the LOC103489944 gene encoding kinesin-like protein KIN-5B, which translates into the protein MVPLTPDQSKKSGVGVTPTPAPFLTPRPERRRTDSRGSDSNSNHHQQNRDKEVNVQVVLRCRPLNDDEQKSNVSQVISCNEMRREVSVLQSVANKQVDRIFSFDKVFGPKAQQRSIYEQAIAPIVNEVLEGFNCTVFAYGQTGSGKTYTMEGGMKNKNKDLPAEAGVIPRAVRQIFDTLEEQNADYSMKVTFLELYNEEITDLLAQEDQSRSAEEKQKKPISLMEDGKGAVVVRGLEEEAVYSLSEIYTLLERGSARRRTADTLLNKRSSRSHSIFSITLHIKESSVGDEELIKCGKLNLVDLAGSENISRSGAREARAREAGEINKSLLTLGRCINALVEHSSHIPYRDSKLTRLLRDSLGGKTKTCVIATISPSANCLDETLSTLDYAHRAKYIKNKPEANQKISKAVLLKDLYLEIERMKEDIRAARDKNGVYIPRERYAQDEAEKKEKSERIEQLENDLNLSEKQVESFRELYLVEQKMKLDMERELKDCMINLENRNKALSELQDEHGLAIAALKEKESIISQLKTSENSLLQRAKSLRVDLQNASEDISLLFDKIDRKDRMEAENQSRVLTFGSQLDQNLKDLHKIILGSVSQHQEQLRSMEEHAHTYLASKSDATQILETKVGKMSQTCSLGIAALRQLIKTLQQNVSSDLEQMNATVSSQAINVENFLVNAVLDAKEVVKEIQSSLSDQKQLIDLHVRRQEEGLQHSLVSAQKISSASMNFFNELHSHASKVMTLLEESQIERSNQLVNFEKTFKEQAEKEEKQALSNIAAIIANLTSKKSEMVSKASINIQEWNLQHNKILQQEMSSMQQVSNHAKKDMNEYVEKVESHFTESMISSNESKNVLESAIDECSKRLDHSQRLWEDAQSSVIKLSKNGATEIESSVKASICKNHFAHEEFATVSSTLDADFDAEVSGVLAAVNDSLRLDHENKKELDSISISCLDELKSTQDNHGRTISKIRDQAEQCLIKDYLVDQHSNSTPKKRAIAVPSLASIEEMRTPAHHLKEGISTENKLKWGLIEGKFQDGVVLLPSRAPFTNVN